In Malaclemys terrapin pileata isolate rMalTer1 chromosome 11, rMalTer1.hap1, whole genome shotgun sequence, a single genomic region encodes these proteins:
- the DAPL1 gene encoding death-associated protein-like 1 isoform X2, giving the protein MHSTPCLKVKSGGRRVSKKQENGAVEKNSKNSGKEKTSSIVSVTKMQNMGILLADALEKISLKFPAAAAQMAYQKPRPALEKSIWSKRIYIIQQPRKC; this is encoded by the exons TCAAATCTGGAGGTAGGAGAGTTTCcaaaaagcaagaaaatggaGCTGTTGAGAAAAATTCCAAGaactctggaaaagagaagacaag CTCAATTGTTAGTGttacaaaaatgcaaaatatgGGTATCTTACTAGCTGATGCACTGGAGAAA aTCAGCCTCAAatttcctgcagcagcagcacagatggcCTATCAAAAGCCACGACCAGCCCTGGAGAAGAGTATATGGTCCAAGAGAATTTACATTATCCAACAACCTCGGAAATGTTAA